CAGttaagggctttacttgtatttcagcgaataaaattaaaaaatgttaaaagaccatgaaagttgtaaaaaatatatatttttaataaatatatctattaaaaatatagttttgtAGCATGTTACATGGTTATGCTATTAAAATATCATACTtagcattgtacaaaaacattGACTAACCTGGTTAGTTCTGGTTAAAAAGcttcaatttttaaataaaatctgtttcatctagtcaaaaattataatttttcagattGTGGGATGGGGATTTGAGAACACAGATGCTCTAGCACCGCAGCTTCGCCAAGCCAAAATGCCCATAGTATCAGAGAGTACTTGTATAAAAAGTAACCCTCTCTTCTACGCCAAACTTCTCACAGACAACAAAAAATTCTGTGCCGGATATCGCAATggtaattttaaattcaattattatttatcgctatctgatgcccgcgacttcgttcccgtggatataggtttttgaaaattccgtgggaactcattgattttccgggataaaaagtagcataacaCATacctatgctactttttatcccggaaaatcaacgagaaAATCAATCAGTGAAACAAACACCATCAGGTGTAGGTATTTCATTCAATTTACTAATGGGATCGATGAATTTCAACTCCTTGTTTTAGTCGTGCAGTCTTTTTTGTATGAACCCTCAtcttcactttttatttttacggtaattttttttttctttcgtctggctttacactgattagccaatgtcaagtttgtagttatttacaagttaggaaaactatatgtataagtatggacttcgtctgtgccgacacccgccgacatacacgcggcgccccttttgagcgcttcccagtcagttccaccaccaataaacaccagcagaacacaaaaaccggccacttctaacaaaaaaacactccaaaaagtcacaacacgcgcgccagcaaacgccaccacagacgaagtcccacggTCATTTTGGATGTCACGAATAATGTGAATAATTTTGCAGGTACCTCAGCATGTAATGGCGACAGTGGAAGCGCATTCCAAGTGTTCCTTCCAGATAATGAAAGAGATGAGAGTCCAGATGCCGTCGGTGCTTGGTACATACGAGGAATCGTATCCGTCACATTGTCCAGAGTTGACGTAGCCATATGCAATCCAGATGAGTATGTAGTTTTCACTGACGTTGAAAAGTACAAAACCTGgatcgataataatattagcaATATGTGATACTTGACTATGTTTTTTAGGTTTatagaaattatattttgtatttaatatactttttctattaaatattttattatttttagttttaattttattgccaAAAACTCCATGCTGCCCACGACACATCTATGTGAACATAGGTTTTTTGTAAATCccacaatttttaatttttgggcataaaaagtaggttatgtgttaattcagggtaagctatctccgttccaaatttcagcccaatcagcCCCCAGATTGtataagaaaaacgtattcatggttatcgttatTTTCAAGAAATTCTaccctttgattggctgtgaaaaaaggtaaacagcaaatgaaccaatcaaagggcagaatttcttgacgttttaaggggcaagcgacgggtctgcccgcgaaatttaaattttacttggtttttcgcatatataaacctgtgagaatgatactgccattgccgcaattaaagtgccataagcctacgttgtcgtattagtttacaaattgcgaaaaaccaagtaaaatttgaatttcgcgggcagacccgtcgcttgccccttaacgataaccatgaacacgtttttcttacacagtCGGGGGGCAGTTCAGTTATTGTGGCATGAAGGGGTAACGAATAtccaaactttcgcatttaaataatatatgtaagattagaattaaaatagaaaataatagttatttcgACAAGATTTTTAAGTAGCTTCAATTTAACTCAGCAttacggatggacagacggacgggcggacggacggacggccggacaacaaagtgattctataagggttccgttttttgaaatattaaactttttgttGGTATTAAAATGATGGAAGGCGTTGTAGGAGACGTGTTTAATTGGTGaaggcttatgatcgactcttCTTATGgactaatattaattataatgaaatcttacatgctattgttttaataatatttcttaatctaacctaaataattttgtatcgccttttgttcaaattcaacgcgcaagcaacctacatattacattttccttttaaggtaaggaaccctaaaaatagctgtGATCACTCGCATACCTAATATATAAAGCCGTAgtcaaaactaattttaaataatatacctacacaaaATATTGAAACTTAGATGATACTTTTTGGTAGGCAGACCAGACTTTCCTGTAGATAATATTTGGCATAATTCAATGAACTTGTATACCTATATCCTCTTTAAAGCcttaagtattttatattcTGAAACCGGTCTTTCTTGTTCACAGTCTAGTTATTTGTGtcgtagtaaataaaatatggcaTTTTGTATTAAGTcttgattttattattgtttctaatttaaatactattacATTTTGTTATTACTAGTGACCCACCTGGTTTTGCACGGGCGGAACTTTTTCAACTAAGGATTTTCTAAAATGCGTGTAGATgcagaaaaatattatgaagagaaatgaaaaatttcaagattcCACTCCACTGGTTTAGACTGTGCGCCAATCAGCCAGTCATTTTCGTTTAtatactatttttaattttattggaattgtaccagaaagttgtaacaataaaaataaaaagaaataaaaagtggtCAAGGAAGCACTTATGATAGATCATAATATAAAAGGTCTCTACCTTTCACATAATAGAAATATATAATACAAATCACATATATATATTAAGAGACCTctacctttattatattatttaatgtttATAGAATGGAAATgcttaaaaaagatttttctggtgcagttcaattatttatttttctacagTTTTACAACAACATACGACCTTTGATCTAGCTCAATAGCTGTATACATACTACCGAACCACAATACTAACAAATTTAATCAAATGTAAAACTAATACCAGTTAGTATTCCGAGTACGTTATTGGCACATTATTTTGCcattaaatatcataaaatcaTATTTGTGCCATTTGCAATATTACGATATTAGTGAGTTTCATTTTTCACAGTTTAAGTAGGCGTATAGATTCATGTTAGTGCAGTTAGTGTTATTGTGGAAATAAGTATTATGGATCGATTTCGACGAAATCAAAGTCAATAGGATACctactttattgtacaccaagaaACAAAAGCAattaaagaagaaagaagaaaagagAATTTCAAAAACGAGAATTGCTAACAAtatcatactattattataatcgtACTAATGTTAGGCAATTGGCAGGGCACACATTCgcaaaaccgatagacgttggggtcccaaggtgctgaaatggtgacctcgcacagGAAAACGCAACGTTGGAAGACCCTCCACTAGGTTAACGGACTATCAGGCCAGtagtagggagccgctggattcaggcagcgcaataccgtggcgtgtggaagtccctacaagagacctatgtccagcagtgtaCGTCgatcggttgttgatgatgatgatgatgaatattatgaagggaaaagtttgtatgtgtgtgtttgtgggTGCCTGTGTATAGTGTTACTCTTTGaagaaaaaactactggacggatttgcttgtggaatggagatagattgtaatgggctacttttatcccagaaaatagaagagttcctaggggatttttaaaaaacctttatccacgacaacgaagtcgcgggcatcagcgagTATAAAAATACCAGTAAAAGTAACAGTATTGAACTATGTTACTCAAGTTAGACTTGTAGAAGAATATGagtctggtttttttttgttccaaTAAATACGTGTAGAactaaatatgtaaatataccTATCGTTTCACAGCCGTTAAGtttgtttacataattataCATAGTTCAGTTAAACATAGAGATAATATCCAGGAGGTTATCACAAAAGTTCTATCCATTTTCTGGTGtgttttcatatattttatttaagcgTAACAGAATACTTACGAGTTTATgttcatatttaaaaattaaagtaagcgTAAGTACGAGTACTTAGAGCATAGTGTGTTTGTGGACATGCTTGGTACAGTCAGAAAGCAATGaagcaattaataataatcctttTGGCGATTACTATAGTAAAAGTGACCAGTCAGAAAGACTGGATAGTTTTAATAAATCCCGTAGTCGGATTTCCTGCCTGTAATGATAGCAATAGTGACATTTTCATTGACTATGAACCTGGTCTTCCTCCAGaagaagaaaataaatacaACCTTAGTATAAGCAAACAGTTTCCATTACATACTAGTATAATAGTAAAATTCGACTCTGATGCAAGCATTACTTTGGTAAGCATATTATTTTTCTAGCAAAATTTAAActgatcatcaaaacctatagagcaCATCCAAGATATCGCGCaagagaaaaaataaatagatacgtAAGTCCCTATCTGTATTATATTCTGCTGAGAGCAAAAATTTCATTAATCACAATAGTTTAATAATAACGTTGTATGAGTTTTCTGGAGTAAAGTAATactaaatttataataatttctaatCTGTAATCATAGAAACATGTCATGAAACCCTTTTACACCCGTATttacaaacgttactatgaggtctcacagtgcgctcgaacgcacagtgcaggttccaccaatcagatgactgatcacgtcaatttacaatgatctgattagTGGAACCTACACTCTACGTtagagcgcactgtgagacctcatagtaatgattgtgaatacggccgttagagTACGAGTCCAACGCTTTTCTTCCTTGCCTAATACCTGTATTATGCTACTGAGTGATTATTAACTTGTTTAGATCACAACATCCTTTGCTTTAGgttatttaaacatttaaacATTTAAATGGGAATGACATTACTGTTGGTAAAGGGGGACACACTgactgttataatattatgccatcaAACGATAAGTGCGTagaaaattatctaattttttCCAAGTCTTCATAATGTCTTATAGGTATAATGTGGAATCAAGTATGGacaaaaataatacattttgcaTATTCATCTTATAATCACAGCAAAACATTTATGTCATTGACAACCAATTTAATGGAAATCTACAACCGGTATTtcattttgtgtttttattgtCGTCTTACAAGTTTTGCTTGATCAAGATCTCGCTATACTTACTTAGATTGTAAAGTAACATGTAAATGCACTGTAGAAGTGCAATCTGTTTGCTAAATTATAGCCCAGAAATATGAGCTGATCACTAAGCTACATACTTGAGATGACTTTACATAGTAAAatttattccatttttaaaGAAGATTCTTGAGGTTTTTGTTTGGAAGAAGACAAAGAAAGATTCTTCTACACATTATATCGGCTAAATGTATGTCAACCGCTTATTGATTACATCAATAATTTATCCcatgtaattaaaattatatcaaaatgcAAATAAGGACTATTATATCCCAAAAAAGTAGGCCCTGAAATCATAAACAATATTTAGGTTAACACTCACTTAGTCAATACAAAAGAAGGCTTTTTCCATTTCTGTTCACTTTTGCAGCAACACAGtgtattttttcctttagttCTTGTTCAGAGGTCGTGCAGGTTATTCAAtccgtacctacctagtacttatttgtttttaagtttCGATTTATTAATATCCACTGGATCTGCTTTAGTGCcatcatttacttacctacttttttagttttgtttgcaaagtttttaaaagttttaatttaagtgAAGTGTGTTGAGAATTAGTAATCAATGGGAATCTTCGTTAAacaataattgcaaaaataaatctttaaaaaaaatcaaaatataaatagtCGAAGAATTTGGTGATCTTAGTTTAAAAAGCAGATAAGTTGTTTCCAAAATAAGTTACCGTTAGCAATACCAACTtagcaatttaaataaaatttattgcttGATTAACATTAATTTCacataaacataaaatataaaatactaataaagtTTAGGCGAATTGAAAAAATACAGAgacttttgaaataaatgaatagaAATTATAATCAGACGGTCggttttgattttaaaaaaagattctcgtgttttattttaattttcacgaAGAGAAATTTATGTAGTGAACAAAACATTGAAACTAACTTTTAGATAAGTTTTACGGTGTTTTACAGAAGAATTTGCTGACatatctaatttaatttattaacgttgtttagaagaaataaaatatgtgtTACTAGTAGAGTATACTAACGAAAATGAAGCAAGTGTTTTTATTAGCATTTTTTATAGTAAAAGTGTTTAGTGATAATGATAGCGGATGGCGTTTAGTTGGAGTTCCTCTACTTGCGGCTTATCCTTGCAAGGACTCAAAGGATATAACACTTTCTTACGAACCTGGTTTACCTCCGGAGGAGGAAAATAAATACGGGGTGTTTATAAGGAAGCAGTTCCCTATACATACTAAAATAACATTGAAATTTGACACCGATGCACATATTGCGCTGGTAAAAAACTTTATATGTGTATACCTACGTTATTATAAGCTCTATGTTTATGTGAGAGCTAAAGTGTAGTACAATTACATTTTGGGGTAACATTCATAAATGTGTGTTTAGGACTTGTGTCATTTTATGTCGGTAGTGGTAGTCTTAACCGTGACACACTTACGGCTGTGCTTACGGCCAAAATcaatgctcaatctatctttaacttgtcgataagtaACTTAGCAACGCTTTTATTTGTCAAGaagacttttgacgaataacgacattgctaagtaacttatcgacagattacagatagattgattattattaatttcggccgttagaTCACTCTGACTGCGATCAGTATTCAGTTCGAGATAGATGATCTATTTCACACTGCAGTGATTCGAATATTCACGTACCTACACTTTAAATTCAGctaaactacctacctattctattctcaatattaattttagtatagttgtaataatatgtagttaattTTACTTGAACTTGAGCGtaaaattagtacctattgCAAAAATCACCTTATCCGAAATCAATACGTTTTTGTTCTAGCAAGATCGAAGCTATGCAAGAGTTAATGTCAACCCAGATAACTCATTTTATATTCGGTTTTTTAAAGCACACGATGGTATTGCATTTACTGTAAGGGGCCTTATATTAGGAATTGTTCCTTATTTAACAAGCGTCGTAATTAATTCAAAGGAATATTGCAGCAGGCCGGAAGTGGTAAgtgcaatttatattttaactagctgatgtccgttACATCATCTGCGTGGGtttaaaatccagtgggaacttttCGATAATCCAGGATAAAAATGACACTCTCCAGGTCTCCAACTATAtacatgcaaaaatcacatcgttccgttgctccgttgcgacgtgattgaaggacattccaacaaaacaacaaattaacaaacacacacacactttcgcatttatgatattatgagTAGTGATATGGGTAGTAACTATACATttggaaaaaatctgaaaaagcTTAAATTGTATATTTGCTAGCTGTATAGAACAATAagattaataaaatgtaaatcatTAATTGAGACATTAAATTTCAGGGAGTTCTTGACTCATACATACTAGGATTTAAAGATACGGCAGAGAGTCTAGATAGAAAGCCAAAAAATCATTGTGGTAGACGACAAGTAACACACACAGAGTTGATTGTCAATGGAGCCACAACAAAACCAGGAGATTGGCCTTGGCATGTCGCGCTATACAGAATTGATCATTCAATTATTAAATACATCTGTGGTGGAACGCTTATTTCTAAATACCATGTGTTAACAGGTCTGTATTAATAACATCTAAGAAAGTTAATAAGAGATTTATTACTTGTATGTTGaatttttttactttcaaaGGTGTATCATCATAAAATGTCTTAAACCAGAAATGTCATCGTATGAGAGTATAATATTGTTAGATGACATTTAAAGTATAATTTGATCTACACTAAGTTCAAATCcttattttacctccttaggggttgaattttcaaaaaattgattttagcggatgtctacgccataattatagctatctgcatagcAAAGTTTAGCCCATctcgtctagtagtttgagctgtgcgttgataaatcagtcagtcacctttcaTTACTTTTTGTCTGCAATTAGGTATGTTtaactctatttttttaaataaagaccCACCTGATGATAAGAGATCACTGCCACCCATgtacatttgcagcaccagaggaaccgccaatgcgttgccggtctttcagtaattcatattatcatcattGTCATAGAACTCTTTCTAATAACCAATACCAGATCCAGAAGATAAAATTCGCTATCCTGAAGGGCGGTTTAGATAGTAAGGCTAAGTACAAATTTATACCATTATTTCCAaataagaaagtatatttttacaGCTGCACATTGTACTACAATAAGAGGCATCTCAGTGCTGCCAGAATCTGTCAGTGTTATTCTTGGGAAATTCAATTTAATTGGAGGAGACACTGAATCCCAAGAAAGAGAAGTAAGTTAAGCTCActaaaagtacatatttaaGAATTTACTACCAGCTGTTTCGAGCACTAGCTCGAACAATCTTAGCTAACAAGCAGTAAGGAAAAACCCCTTTAAATTTAGTGAATGAGGAATATTAACTTATACAGAATATGAACCCAaataatttatgaatatttttaggTATACAGTATAATTGTTCACGATCAGTTTGATCACAGACGTTTAGAGAATGATATAGCTTTAGTTGAACTGAAAACTGAAGCAGTATTTAACGATTACATACAACCAGCGTGCTTATGGTATCCGAAAGCTGTTGACAGTCTGCCGGGAACAGAAATATTTGGAACGGTTAGTGAATCGTTAGTCATTAGAATTACAGTTACAATAactcataatttaaaaaacccccgacgcCAAAACCTgtgtaagaaaactagaaaagagctgataacttttaaacgccTGAaccaaaaaaaccaaattaaaatctgttcaatcgtttaggagctacgatgccacagacagatacacagatacacacgtcaaacttataacacccctctttttgggtcgggggttaaaaacaacaagttttattaatagGTTCTGTAATAATTTCTGTTACAATTCAGTCTGACTATTAGTGtttctttattttcagattGTAGGATGGGGATTCGAAAACACAGACAACTTAGCACCTCAGCTTCGAAAAGCCAAAATGCCCATAGTATCAGAGAGCACATGTATAAAAAGAAATCCTCTTTTCTACTCAAAGCttctcaaaaataataacaaattcTGTGCCGGCTATAGGAATGGTAATgttcatttatttatagacgCTTGATTATAAGTTAAGTTGCAAAAGTCAGTCATtcagattgtaatttagttaCAGCATAGTAATAATTGAGGAGCTGACGAACAAAACAATGTAActgcatgaaataaaattttacaggacgAGCAAAGAAACTGAAAGAAAGCTGTTCCAACGTTGatataattgtttaatatttgAAGAGTTCTTGTAATAtattgttttttcaaaaaaatcctgTGATCAATTTTCCAGGAACATCAGCATGCAACGGCGACAGTGGAAGCGCGTTCCAAGTATTCCTTCCAGATAACGCAAAGGACGACAATCCTGACGCTGTCGGTGCTTGGTATGTACGAGGAATCGTGTCTGTCACGTTGTCAAGAGTTGATGCAGCCATATGCAATCCAGAAGAATACGTAGTTTTCACAGACGTTGAAAAATATAACACTTGGATCGAGAaccatattaaaaataaatgatactgactactttataacattaggtttttacaatttacatattttCTTGTATAACTCCATATGCGACAAATATAGATAAGCATTGTAAAAAAACACATTTGcggttaataataaatattttttaaaatattttttgaagcagtagaaattataaagatttttttatttaaaaacactcAATAGGTACGAGATAATAATTGTTCTGtcttattttaaatacaaaaaactgCAGATTAGTATAAGCAGgaataagtataaattaataaaaattaataacacccctgacaagtgaaggttacagtaactagaaaagagctgataacttttaaacagttgaacccattttcttggattatagctaagaacactctcgatcaagccatgtttcaaacaaataaaactaaattaaaatcggttcattagtttagctcctaaactaatgaaccatgccacagacagatacacagatacacacgtcaaacttataacaccccttttttgggtcgggggttaaaaattacaatattattaatttatgcaAAGACCTAAGTTAGAAATAAAACTTAGGGTACCTAATTATATATACATTTACTATACAAGCTTTTAAGACAgtcctttaaataaaaataaatatttgcttATAATTTTCCTTCAAAGGACGACGACCTTtacaaatataaattagtaAGTCTATCAAAACAACATAGTATACTCGTAGCTATATACTTGTACCTAAATAACTAATGACGGTTTTATTACCTCTAGATATAATCTCGGAGTAGTTCATAATTTAGTTCTTATCGAGATATTAAGGCTCGAACAGGTTTTAAAAGAACGATTAGTATTCTTTTATTGGTTAGTAACATCCATTAAATAAAAGAGACATCCTTCGTTGGTATGGGATAAGCAATTATAAATGCTATATATATGGTTTCTGATCtccatattttttatataagttAAAATCTGTGGTCAAACAGGATCGAGCTACTTTAGGCAGATCACGTACAAATCGCTTAGATGGCATTGGGTTTTAAAAGGAACAAGATTTGGTGTATGTGTCCAGCAAAATTTTAAAGTGATTATTTTatccaaaaatataattaagcgTTAATAAATGTGAATATTGGAATTAGTTTTGGAAGTAAAACAaggatattatttaaaatttaaaaaataagcatAATGAAGAAAGTGATATTAACTTTACTGTTCCTATGTTACATAGAGGTTAAATGTGTAGAAGAGTCTAAAATTGTTGTTCCCATATATGATACTGAGCCCTGTGATGATTCCGATGATATCAAGATTTCCTACGACTCTGATGTAGAAGAAGGAAACCAATATCTTCTAACAGTAAATAAAACAGTAACAAAGAACATGAAAATGATTCTTACTTTTGATTCTGACTGCATTGTTACTTTGGTGAGTaaatataatgaatatattCCATCACATTAGTTAATCTTATTGCAAATGCATGATTGCTCAGTGAAAATGTTAGTGTTTATCGTGAGATAGCAAAGTAgcgttaatttattatatttatttaaaactttgattatgtttttaaattaatttaaaattatgtgaTAGTACAtagcttttataatatattgCCAAGTGTTATTTAGATGTTATCATTCGAGTAAGTTAAACAAACTCTTTGGCAATAAATTTAGTAAAATTCTGAATAATATTTTGCAGAAGGATAAAAGCTTTGCAAGGATTTTTCCgaggaaaaaaaatacttttgatgTAAGGGTTTTCAAATTGAATAATGGAATTGAATTCATTGTAAAAGGACAAGTACCGAGAACTGTACCACAATTAAAAAGTGTGGTTATGAACACAAAAGAATTTTGCAAACAGCCAAAACCGGTAAGTTGCTTTAttcgatatttaaaaaaaatacataataattaaaattacgtATCAAACATGTTTGTCTTTAAGGTTCTCCTTAATTTTTGTgtgtttattaatttaagttGTGTGAATATTGTCAAAAATGTGTATTAATTACAGAGATACCTTGATGGTACTTCTTGGGATAACAAAGATTATTCTGGAAGCGTGATTAAGGAGTCTAAAACGACCTGTGGAAGGCGAAAAGTACCAAAGACTAAGTCCTCATACAATGCTGCCTCTACAAAGCCAGGCGACTGGCCGTGGCATGCGGCGGTATATAAGCACGATAACACAGAAATTAAGTACACCTGCGGTGGAACCCTGATTTCAAATAAATTTGTATTAACTGGTaagctcatttttttttaataataataataataataatagtaaaaaaaataatagtttttattgtcAGGCATAAGAAAAAcccatatacaaataaaaattacaacgGAATATAcgttacattaaaattattcaCTTACATTAGATTAACTTAAGACTAACTGAAATGGTTAAAAAACTCATTTCAGATGTCACAGGTCACAGgtattattttctgttcttaTCCTGGTGTACAGACaaccaataattaaaaatagggCTTTAAGCAGATCCTAAATGAATTACAttcaaaactagaggatgccctggtttcacccgcgtggagtttggtttttttgaatcccgtaggaattcttcaattttccgggataaaaagtagcctatgtcctaccccgcgatgtatcccaagtctgtaccaaatttcattaaaatcggttcagtggttgggccgtgaaacgtagcagacagacagacagacagacagacagacacactttcgcatttataacattaattatGGAAATTATGGATTATGGATTAATGcacctacttatttaatatttctttttttgtaCAGCTGCTCAATGCACGTCTTCGGAAGGTACATCACTTGTACCTGAAACTCTGAGCGTGTTCCttggaaaatttaatttaataggaGGAGATGAAGGATCACAACAAAGAGTGGTGAGTTTGATATCATTACGAAAATtatgtgtatttatttaaaggatctgtaatttttttttttagatagaatattgcttttttacaataaaatcaaCTTAACTTTTACAGGTGAAACAAATAATTATGCACGAAAACTTCCGATACCAGAATTTAGAAAACGATATATCATTACTTAAACTGAAGACTGATGTAGTTTTTAGTGACTATGTACAACCTGCGTGCTTATGGTACAACAAAGCACTTAATATTCAGTCGAGAGGTGAACTTTTTGGAACagtaagtttattttacttttagtgcctcctttgtaatattattattgagcgTGTCTTACGTTCCTTTTGTCTCGCAAGAAAGTTACGTATAAAGCTAACCTTGCTTACGTTAGAAAGattctgatttaaaaaaaaaaagaatattagccatttttaatcatgacta
The window above is part of the Maniola jurtina chromosome 5, ilManJurt1.1, whole genome shotgun sequence genome. Proteins encoded here:
- the LOC123865783 gene encoding uncharacterized protein LOC123865783, coding for MKQLIIILLAITIVKVTSQKDWIVLINPVVGFPACNDSNSDIFIDYEPGLPPEEENKYNLSISKQFPLHTSIIVKFDSDASITLQDRSYARVNVNPDNSFYIRFFKAHDGIAFTVRGLILGIVPYLTSVVINSKEYCSRPEVGVLDSYILGFKDTAESLDRKPKNHCGRRQVTHTELIVNGATTKPGDWPWHVALYRIDHSIIKYICGGTLISKYHVLTAAHCTTIRGISVLPESVSVILGKFNLIGGDTESQEREVYSIIVHDQFDHRRLENDIALVELKTEAVFNDYIQPACLWYPKAVDSLPGTEIFGTIVGWGFENTDNLAPQLRKAKMPIVSESTCIKRNPLFYSKLLKNNNKFCAGYRNGTSACNGDSGSAFQVFLPDNAKDDNPDAVGAWYVRGIVSVTLSRVDAAICNPEEYVVFTDVEKYNTWIENHIKNKCIMKKVILTLLFLCYIEVKCVEESKIVVPIYDTEPCDDSDDIKISYDSDVEEGNQYLLTVNKTVTKNMKMILTFDSDCIVTLKDKSFARIFPRKKNTFDVRVFKLNNGIEFIVKGQVPRTVPQLKSVVMNTKEFCKQPKPRYLDGTSWDNKDYSGSVIKESKTTCGRRKVPKTKSSYNAASTKPGDWPWHAAVYKHDNTEIKYTCGGTLISNKFVLTAAQCTSSEGTSLVPETLSVFLGKFNLIGGDEGSQQRVVKQIIMHENFRYQNLENDISLLKLKTDVVFSDYVQPACLWYNKALNIQSRGELFGTVVGWGFDTTDSWSPHLQQIQIPMVPEGKCLQSNPLVYSTYLNSNKFCAGYGVRDEKTRGFPGQETPNCNGDSGSAFQIFIPDNARDKTTDASGAWYVRGIVSLTVSRPDSPSCDPQQYVVFTDVAKYGDWIDSHLKY